In Rutidosis leptorrhynchoides isolate AG116_Rl617_1_P2 chromosome 2, CSIRO_AGI_Rlap_v1, whole genome shotgun sequence, one genomic interval encodes:
- the LOC139892102 gene encoding dolichyl-diphosphooligosaccharide--protein glycosyltransferase 48 kDa subunit-like — protein sequence MAKSAFATVFIASISLVLTLTQSFSIDNPTDRRILVLLDDLALKSSHSIFFNSLQSRGFELDFKLSDDPKIALQRYGQYLYDGLILFSPTSERFGGSLDLASVLDFVDSGKDLIVAADSSPSDLIRNIAAECGVDFDEDPSAVVIDHGSYAVSGSEGDHTLIAADDFIQSKVILGSTKIEAPVLFKGIGHSVNPANSLVWKVLSASPSAYSANPKSKLSSPPSLYGSSISLVSVVQARNNARVVFSGSLDLFSNKFFKSPVQKAGASNKYAKSGNEEFVTELSKWVFHERGHLKAVNVQHHRVGEADEPAIYRINDDLEYSVEIYEWSGSSWEPYVADDVQLQFYMMSPYVLKTMSSDAKGLYHTSFKVPDVYGVFQFKLEYQRLGYTSLSLAKQIPVRPFRHNEYERFIPTAFPYYGASFSTMAGFFIFSFVYLYSK from the exons ATGGCGAAATCTGCCTTCGCCACCGTCTTCATAGCATCGATCTCACTTGTACTTACACTCACTCAATCATTTTCAATCGACAATCCTACAGATCGGCGCATTTTAGTGTTGCTAGACGACTTAGCTCTCAAATCATCGCACTCGATCTTCTTCAATTCGTTACAATCACGTGGATTTGAGCTCGATTTCAAGCTATCTGATGATCCAAAGATCGCACTTCAGAGATACGGCCAGTATCTATATGATGGGTTGATTTTGTTTTCTCCCACCTCTGAAC GGTTTGGTGGATCTTTGGATTTAGCGTCTGTTTTGGATTTTGTTGATTCTGGTAAAGATTTGATTGTTGCTGCCGATTCAAGCCCCTCTGATTTGATTCGAAATATTGCAGCTGAGTGTGGAGTTGATTTTGATGAG GATCCGTCTGCCGTGGTTATCGATCATGGCAGCTATGCTGTTTCGGGAAGTGAGGGTGATCATACACTAATTGCTGCTGATGATTTCATCCAGTCTAAAGTGATTTTAGGGAGTACAAAAATTGAG GCTCCTGTACTTTTCAAAGGAATTGGTCATTCTGTGAACCCTGCAAATAGCTTG GTTTGGAAGGTTCTTTCAGCTTCTCCATCAGCATATTCTGCCAACCCCAAGTCCAAGCTATCGAGCCCACCATCTCTTTATGGATCTTCTATTTCGTTGGTTTCAGTTGTTCAG GCTAGAAATAATGCAAGAGTTGTGTTCTCTGGCTCTTTGGATCTGTTCAGCAACAA ATTTTTCAAATCACCAGTCCAAAAGGCAGGGGCCTCAAATAA ATATGCGAAATCCGGCAATGAAGAGTTTGTTACCGAGCTTAGCAAATGGGTCTTCCATGAAAGAGGTCACTTAAAG GCTGTGAATGTTCAACACCATAGAGTTGGTGAGGCTGATGAACCTGCTATCTACAGGATCAACGATGACCTG GAGTACAGTGTAGAGATCTATGAGTGGTCTGGATCAAGTTGGGAACCATACGTTGCAGATGATGTTCAGCTTCAGTTTTACATGATGAGCCCTTATGTGTTAAAAACCATGTCCAGTGATGCAAAG GGTTTGTACCATACTTCTTTTAAGGTGCCAGATGTTTATGGTGTTTTCCAGTTTAAGCTTGAATACCAGAGGCTTGGATACACAAGCTTATCACTTGCAAAACAG ATTCCAGTGAGGCCTTTCAGACACAACGAATACGAGAGATTCATACCAACAGCGTTTCCATATTACGGAGCATCTTTCTCAACG ATGGCTGGATTTTTCATCTTCAGCTTTGTTTACCTTTACAGCAAGTAA